The Streptococcus viridans genome includes a window with the following:
- the coaA gene encoding type I pantothenate kinase: protein MDKEFLHFEKINRQTWQNLHRKSTPPLSEEELNSIKSFNDLISLQDVTDIYLPLTHLIQIYKKAKEDLAFSKGIFLQQESKKQPFMIGISGSVAVGKSTTSRLLQILLSRTFSGSTVELVTTDGFLYPNATLIEQNILNRKGFPESYDMELLLDFLNQLKNGQSYQIPVYSHEIYDIVPDQKQTIQAADFIIVEGINVFQNPQNDRLYMTDFFDFSIYVDAEVANIESWYIDRFKKLLDRAKDDPSNYYHRFTQQPEAEVLAFAHQVWESINLLNLKDYIEPTRNRAELILHKAANHEIDEIYLKR from the coding sequence ATGGATAAAGAATTTCTACACTTCGAAAAGATCAATCGACAAACTTGGCAAAATCTCCACCGGAAATCAACTCCTCCTCTATCTGAAGAGGAATTGAATTCAATCAAGAGTTTTAATGACCTCATTAGTTTACAAGATGTAACAGACATTTATTTACCCCTGACACACTTAATTCAAATCTACAAAAAAGCGAAAGAAGACTTAGCTTTCTCTAAAGGCATCTTTCTCCAACAGGAAAGCAAAAAACAGCCTTTTATGATTGGAATTTCAGGGTCTGTGGCTGTCGGCAAATCAACGACTAGTCGCCTCCTTCAAATCCTTCTTTCTCGAACCTTTTCCGGTTCTACAGTGGAGCTAGTGACGACAGATGGCTTCTTATATCCCAATGCGACCCTGATTGAACAAAACATTCTCAATCGCAAGGGCTTCCCTGAAAGTTATGATATGGAACTTCTCTTAGATTTCTTGAATCAGCTTAAAAATGGTCAGAGTTACCAGATTCCCGTTTATTCTCACGAGATTTATGATATCGTCCCTGACCAGAAGCAAACCATCCAAGCTGCAGACTTCATTATCGTAGAAGGGATCAATGTTTTTCAGAATCCTCAAAATGATCGTCTCTATATGACGGACTTCTTTGACTTTTCCATCTATGTGGATGCTGAGGTTGCCAACATTGAGTCTTGGTATATTGATCGCTTTAAAAAGTTGTTGGACCGTGCAAAGGATGACCCAAGCAACTACTACCACCGCTTTACCCAGCAACCAGAAGCTGAAGTCCTAGCCTTCGCTCATCAGGTATGGGAGTCGATCAATCTCTTAAATCTAAAAGACTATATCGAACCCACTCGAAACCGAGCCGAACTGATTCTGCACAAAGCTGCCAACCATGAGATTGATGAAATCTATCTTAAGAGATAA
- the rpsT gene encoding 30S ribosomal protein S20: MEVKKLANIKSAIKRAELNVKHNEKNSAQKSAMRTAIKAFEANPSEELYRAASSAIDKAETKGLIHKNKASRDKARLAAKLG; the protein is encoded by the coding sequence TTGGAGGTGAAAAAATTGGCAAACATTAAATCAGCTATCAAACGCGCTGAATTGAACGTTAAACACAACGAAAAAAACTCAGCTCAAAAATCAGCTATGCGTACTGCAATCAAAGCTTTTGAAGCAAACCCATCTGAAGAACTTTACCGCGCTGCTAGCTCAGCTATCGATAAAGCAGAAACTAAAGGTTTGATCCACAAAAACAAAGCTAGCCGTGATAAAGCACGTCTTGCAGCGAAACTTGGTTAA
- the deoC gene encoding deoxyribose-phosphate aldolase, producing the protein MKLNKYIDHTLLKPDAQQEQIEALIEEAKEYDFASVCVQPTWVNFAAEGLRDSDVKVCTVIGFPLGANTPAVKAFETQNAIQNGADEIDMVINIGALKSKNLTLVEEDIQAVVEASGDRLVKVIIETCLLTETEKVVACQIAKLAGADFVKTSTGFSSGGATVEDVALMRQVVGPDMGVKASGGTRSYEDAQAMIQAGANRIGTSSGVAIMKGEVAHGDY; encoded by the coding sequence ATGAAATTAAACAAATATATTGACCACACATTATTAAAACCTGATGCACAACAAGAACAAATCGAGGCTTTGATCGAAGAAGCGAAAGAATATGATTTTGCGAGTGTTTGTGTCCAACCGACCTGGGTTAACTTCGCTGCAGAAGGACTTCGGGATTCAGATGTAAAAGTGTGTACGGTGATTGGTTTTCCTCTTGGCGCGAACACACCAGCTGTTAAAGCATTTGAAACTCAAAATGCCATCCAAAATGGAGCCGATGAGATCGATATGGTCATCAATATCGGTGCCTTGAAATCAAAAAATCTGACATTAGTAGAAGAAGATATTCAGGCCGTTGTAGAAGCAAGTGGCGATCGCTTGGTAAAAGTGATTATTGAAACTTGCTTATTAACTGAAACTGAAAAAGTAGTGGCTTGCCAGATTGCCAAATTGGCAGGAGCAGACTTTGTGAAAACTTCGACTGGCTTCTCTAGTGGTGGAGCAACTGTTGAGGATGTAGCTCTCATGCGCCAGGTTGTTGGACCGGATATGGGAGTGAAAGCATCTGGAGGTACTCGTAGCTATGAGGATGCTCAAGCTATGATCCAAGCGGGTGCTAACCGAATCGGCACTTCCTCTGGAGTAGCCATCATGAAGGGAGAAGTAGCCCATGGCGACTACTGA
- a CDS encoding pyrimidine-nucleoside phosphorylase, translating into MRAVDIIQKKRDGIELSKEEIHWLIEGYVAGTVPDYQMAAFAMAVYFKGMTTREISDLTMKMVETGEQFDLSAIKGIKVDKHSTGGVGDKVTIVLAPLVASFGVPVAKMSGRGLGHTGGTIDKLESIKGFQVERTQEEFIKQVQDIGLSVIGQSDQLVMADKLLYALRDVTATVDTIPLIASSVMSKKIAAGADAILLDVTVGEGAFMKTIEEARELARTMVDLGNAVGRKTIAVLTDMSQPLGTSIGNRLEILEALDILQGKGREDVTHFICELAQIMLELGGVTASLEEVKQHLTAGKALKKFEEMVLAQGGDLEDLYRPVQVKEQVPVYAEEDGYIAALPAMEHGLFAMRLGAGRAVKSDDLDYETGIVFAKKVGDPVQKGELVATIYTNLEICQKNIAEFQKNVKILDEVVSVSEIIEIVS; encoded by the coding sequence ATGAGAGCTGTAGATATCATTCAGAAAAAACGTGATGGCATTGAGTTGAGTAAAGAAGAAATTCACTGGCTGATTGAGGGCTATGTAGCGGGAACAGTACCAGACTATCAAATGGCTGCCTTTGCCATGGCAGTTTATTTCAAGGGAATGACGACTCGAGAAATATCAGATTTGACCATGAAGATGGTGGAAACAGGGGAGCAATTCGACCTCTCTGCTATTAAAGGCATCAAGGTGGACAAACACTCAACAGGTGGTGTAGGGGACAAAGTAACGATTGTACTGGCCCCTCTAGTAGCCAGCTTTGGAGTTCCAGTAGCCAAGATGAGTGGTCGTGGTCTTGGACATACAGGGGGGACCATTGATAAATTGGAATCGATTAAGGGATTCCAAGTTGAGCGGACCCAAGAAGAGTTCATCAAACAAGTACAAGACATTGGTCTTTCTGTTATCGGCCAATCTGATCAATTGGTCATGGCGGATAAGCTTCTCTATGCACTTCGAGATGTGACGGCAACAGTTGACACGATTCCATTGATTGCCAGTTCCGTTATGAGTAAGAAGATTGCGGCTGGAGCAGATGCTATCCTTCTCGATGTTACCGTTGGAGAAGGGGCCTTTATGAAGACCATCGAAGAGGCGCGTGAACTAGCTCGTACCATGGTGGATCTTGGAAATGCTGTCGGGCGCAAGACCATTGCTGTCTTGACGGATATGAGCCAACCTTTGGGAACCAGCATCGGAAACCGTCTCGAAATTCTTGAAGCCTTAGATATTCTTCAAGGCAAAGGCAGAGAAGATGTCACCCACTTTATTTGTGAATTGGCTCAAATTATGTTGGAACTCGGTGGGGTAACGGCTAGCTTGGAAGAAGTCAAACAACATCTGACAGCCGGCAAAGCTCTGAAGAAATTTGAAGAAATGGTCCTCGCTCAAGGTGGCGATTTAGAAGATCTCTACCGTCCAGTTCAGGTAAAAGAACAGGTGCCTGTCTATGCAGAAGAGGATGGCTATATTGCAGCCTTGCCTGCCATGGAACACGGACTCTTCGCTATGCGTCTGGGGGCTGGCAGAGCAGTAAAATCAGATGATTTAGACTATGAAACAGGAATTGTTTTTGCTAAGAAAGTCGGTGATCCTGTTCAAAAAGGGGAGCTTGTTGCAACTATTTATACAAATTTAGAAATTTGTCAAAAAAACATTGCAGAATTCCAAAAAAATGTTAAAATACTAGACGAGGTTGTAAGCGTTTCAGAGATTATTGAAATCGTTTCGTAA
- a CDS encoding TetR/AcrR family transcriptional regulator has product MAERKISEKSLENLKRSNQESNAITRESLEISLLQLLDKKDLKKITISELVERAGVSRAAFYRNYESKEELLESIFQSTVSKITKSLEGYNFKTDLYQIWVYLFKEAKKEARIISLAVDYNFEKLLTKAVYEFLEKRSKSQKSSQGPASYLNSFLSSAIVSVLAKWIKDGMKVPAEKMASLGLPLFPQKKRK; this is encoded by the coding sequence ATGGCAGAAAGAAAGATATCCGAAAAATCCTTAGAAAATTTGAAACGATCTAACCAAGAAAGCAATGCCATCACACGGGAGTCCTTGGAGATTTCCTTGCTTCAGTTGTTGGATAAAAAGGACTTGAAAAAGATTACCATTTCAGAATTGGTGGAGAGAGCAGGAGTTTCTCGCGCAGCCTTTTACCGAAATTATGAGTCGAAAGAAGAATTGCTGGAATCCATCTTCCAATCAACTGTTTCGAAAATTACCAAGTCTTTAGAGGGGTATAATTTTAAGACCGATTTGTACCAGATTTGGGTTTATCTCTTTAAAGAGGCCAAGAAAGAAGCCCGCATTATCAGCTTGGCCGTCGATTATAATTTTGAGAAATTACTTACCAAGGCTGTTTATGAGTTTCTGGAAAAGAGAAGTAAAAGTCAAAAATCCTCACAAGGACCGGCTAGTTATTTGAATTCCTTCCTCAGCTCAGCCATTGTCTCTGTCCTAGCCAAGTGGATTAAGGATGGCATGAAGGTGCCAGCGGAGAAGATGGCTTCTTTAGGACTTCCCTTGTTTCCTCAAAAGAAAAGAAAATAA
- a CDS encoding DNA topology modulation protein, giving the protein MKISIIGYSGSGKSTLAETLARYYSIPKLHMDTLQFQPGWIDSDRDWMEEEMKQFLSTHRDWVIDGNYSWCCYEERMEQADQIIFLNFSRWNCLYRGWKRYRRYKGRVRESMAAGCPERFDWEFIRWILWDGRTKNAKERYRNIRSSYPDKFITLKNQKELDRFLNNIKNDLLESK; this is encoded by the coding sequence ATGAAAATTTCGATTATCGGCTATTCCGGTTCTGGCAAGTCAACTTTGGCTGAAACCTTAGCCCGCTACTACTCCATTCCCAAACTCCACATGGATACCCTTCAATTTCAACCGGGTTGGATAGACAGTGACCGGGATTGGATGGAGGAAGAAATGAAACAATTTCTCAGTACTCATAGAGACTGGGTCATTGATGGCAATTACTCTTGGTGCTGCTATGAGGAGAGAATGGAGCAAGCCGACCAGATTATCTTCCTGAATTTCTCCCGTTGGAACTGCCTCTATAGAGGATGGAAACGATACCGTCGCTATAAAGGCAGAGTCCGTGAGAGTATGGCAGCAGGCTGCCCAGAACGCTTTGACTGGGAATTCATCCGTTGGATTCTCTGGGACGGTCGAACTAAGAATGCCAAAGAAAGATATCGAAATATCCGTTCTAGCTATCCCGATAAATTCATCACTCTCAAAAACCAAAAGGAACTAGACCGTTTCCTCAATAACATCAAAAATGATCTACTGGAATCGAAGTAA
- a CDS encoding ABC transporter ATP-binding protein, translated as MAHENVIEMREITKIFGEFVANDKINLELRKGEIHALLGENGAGKSTLMNMLAGLLEPTSGEIVVNGKSEKLDSPSKAASLGIGMVHQHFMLVEAFTVAENIILGSEVTNKGVLDLKKANADILELSERYGLAVDPTAKVEDISVGAQQRVEILKTLYRGADILIFDEPTAVLTPAEILELMDIMKTLVKEGKSIILITNKLDEIRAVADRVTVIRRGKSIQTVSIEGATNKDLAEMMVGRSVSFVTEKEEAQPKEVVLQISDLVVNENRGVPAVKELSLDVRAGEIVGIAGIDGNGQSELIQAITGLRKVKSGSIKIKGQEVVGLSPRKITEMNVSHVPEDRHRDGLVLEMMLSENIALQTYYKEPLSKNGVLNYNQINSYARKLMEEFDVRAANEIVPASALSGGNQQKAIIAREVDRNPDLLIVSQPTRGLDVGAIEYIHKRLIGERDKGKAVLVVSFELDEILNLSDRIAVIHDGKIQGIVKPSETNKQELGILMAGGEIKEVGLNV; from the coding sequence ATGGCACACGAAAACGTCATTGAGATGCGTGAAATTACCAAAATCTTTGGTGAATTTGTCGCAAACGACAAAATCAACCTCGAATTGCGTAAAGGTGAAATTCATGCACTTCTTGGTGAAAATGGAGCTGGGAAATCAACCCTGATGAATATGTTGGCTGGTCTTTTGGAGCCAACGAGCGGAGAAATTGTGGTCAATGGGAAATCTGAAAAACTAGATTCTCCTTCAAAGGCTGCTTCTCTAGGGATCGGGATGGTTCACCAGCACTTCATGTTGGTAGAGGCTTTCACTGTTGCAGAAAATATCATTCTTGGTAGCGAAGTAACGAACAAGGGTGTATTAGATTTGAAAAAAGCTAATGCAGATATTCTAGAGTTATCTGAACGCTACGGCTTGGCTGTGGATCCTACAGCAAAAGTTGAAGATATTTCTGTTGGGGCTCAACAACGTGTAGAAATCTTGAAGACACTCTATCGCGGAGCTGATATTCTGATTTTCGACGAGCCTACAGCAGTGCTAACTCCTGCTGAAATTTTGGAGTTAATGGATATTATGAAAACCCTCGTTAAAGAAGGCAAATCCATTATCCTCATCACTAACAAACTGGACGAAATTCGTGCCGTTGCGGATCGTGTCACAGTCATTCGTCGTGGGAAATCCATTCAAACGGTTAGCATCGAAGGTGCTACCAATAAAGATTTGGCGGAAATGATGGTTGGGCGCTCAGTTTCTTTCGTAACAGAAAAAGAAGAAGCGCAGCCTAAAGAAGTGGTTCTGCAAATTTCTGACTTAGTCGTGAATGAAAACCGCGGTGTCCCTGCGGTCAAAGAACTATCTCTTGATGTTCGTGCAGGTGAAATTGTCGGAATTGCAGGGATTGACGGAAATGGTCAGAGTGAATTGATCCAGGCTATTACCGGACTTCGCAAAGTCAAATCAGGCAGTATCAAAATTAAGGGACAAGAAGTTGTTGGTCTTTCCCCACGTAAGATTACTGAAATGAATGTCAGCCACGTGCCTGAAGATCGTCATCGCGATGGTCTTGTGCTCGAAATGATGCTTTCTGAAAACATCGCACTTCAAACTTATTACAAAGAACCACTTAGCAAGAACGGTGTGTTGAATTACAATCAAATTAATTCCTATGCTCGCAAGTTGATGGAAGAATTTGATGTTCGTGCAGCCAACGAGATTGTTCCAGCAAGTGCTCTATCAGGAGGAAATCAACAAAAAGCCATCATTGCTCGTGAAGTTGATCGGAATCCAGATTTGTTAATCGTTAGCCAACCGACACGTGGATTGGACGTTGGTGCGATTGAGTACATCCATAAACGTTTGATAGGTGAACGTGATAAAGGAAAAGCCGTCCTCGTTGTCAGCTTCGAATTAGATGAAATTCTAAATCTATCAGACCGGATTGCTGTTATTCATGATGGAAAAATCCAAGGTATTGTGAAGCCGTCTGAGACCAACAAACAAGAGCTTGGTATTCTTATGGCTGGTGGAGAAATCAAGGAGGTCGGTCTGAATGTCTAA
- a CDS encoding class I SAM-dependent methyltransferase, whose amino-acid sequence MSKMYYDEHPDAQHDIHELHVVLLGERMKFLTDAGVFSKKMIDFGSQVLLSCLSFQQGEMVLDVGCGYGPLGLSLVKAQGVHATMVDVNTRALDLAQKNAALNQVEAKIFQSNVYDEVEGCFDHIISNPPIRAGKKVVHEVLSGSFDHLNPGGDLTIVIQKKQGAPSAKAKMEEIFGNCEILKKDKGYYILRSEKVT is encoded by the coding sequence ATGAGTAAAATGTACTATGATGAACATCCAGATGCTCAACATGATATCCATGAGTTACATGTGGTCCTTCTAGGAGAGCGGATGAAATTTTTGACGGATGCCGGTGTTTTTAGTAAGAAAATGATCGATTTTGGCAGCCAGGTCCTCTTGTCTTGTCTGTCTTTTCAGCAAGGAGAGATGGTTTTGGACGTCGGTTGCGGGTATGGTCCTCTTGGTCTCTCTTTGGTCAAGGCGCAAGGGGTTCATGCTACTATGGTAGACGTTAATACACGTGCCCTTGATCTAGCTCAGAAAAATGCGGCTTTAAATCAAGTCGAAGCTAAGATCTTCCAATCCAATGTCTATGATGAGGTTGAAGGGTGCTTTGACCATATTATCAGTAACCCTCCCATTCGGGCTGGGAAAAAGGTAGTTCATGAAGTACTTTCTGGAAGCTTTGACCATTTGAATCCTGGTGGAGACCTAACCATTGTCATTCAGAAAAAACAAGGTGCTCCCAGTGCGAAAGCAAAAATGGAAGAAATCTTTGGAAACTGTGAAATCCTCAAAAAAGACAAAGGTTATTATATTTTAAGGAGTGAGAAAGTTACATGA
- a CDS encoding BMP family lipoprotein, with product MNKKQWLGLGLVTVAAIGLAACGNRASRKDSSDAKTDLKAAIVTDTGGVDDKSFNQSAWEGLQAWGKENGLSKDNGFTYFQSTSEADFANNFSQAATNGYKLVYGVGYKLAPAVTAAADENADINYVIIDSVVGDKKNVASAVFADNEAAYLAGVAAAKTTKTNKVGFIGGARGEVITRFEKGFEAGVKSVNKDISVDVQYAEDFNNPEKGRTIAATQYAAGADVIYQAAGGTGAGVFKEAKDLNEKKNEGEKVWVIGVDRDQVDEGKYTSKDGKESNFVLASTLKQVGKTVQEIATQTADGKFPGGKVITFGLKDGGVDLTTSNLSEDAKKAVEDAKKQIIDGSVKAPEK from the coding sequence ATGAACAAGAAACAATGGTTAGGCCTAGGTCTAGTAACTGTCGCTGCAATCGGACTTGCTGCATGTGGAAATCGTGCGTCTCGCAAAGATTCTTCAGATGCAAAAACTGATTTAAAAGCTGCTATCGTTACTGACACAGGTGGTGTTGATGACAAATCATTTAACCAATCTGCATGGGAAGGTCTACAAGCTTGGGGTAAAGAAAATGGTCTTTCTAAAGATAACGGATTTACTTACTTCCAATCTACAAGTGAAGCAGATTTTGCGAATAACTTCAGCCAAGCTGCTACAAACGGCTACAAATTAGTGTACGGTGTTGGTTACAAACTTGCTCCAGCTGTTACTGCTGCTGCAGATGAAAATGCTGATATCAACTATGTTATTATTGACTCTGTTGTTGGTGATAAGAAGAACGTAGCATCTGCTGTTTTTGCAGATAATGAAGCTGCTTATCTTGCAGGGGTTGCTGCAGCCAAAACTACGAAGACAAACAAAGTTGGTTTCATCGGTGGAGCACGTGGTGAAGTTATCACTCGTTTTGAAAAAGGATTTGAAGCAGGCGTGAAGTCTGTAAACAAAGACATTTCAGTTGATGTACAATATGCTGAAGACTTCAACAACCCTGAAAAAGGTAGAACAATTGCAGCAACACAATACGCTGCAGGAGCTGACGTTATTTACCAAGCTGCTGGTGGTACAGGAGCTGGTGTCTTCAAGGAAGCAAAAGACTTGAACGAGAAGAAAAACGAAGGCGAAAAAGTTTGGGTTATTGGTGTAGACCGTGACCAAGTTGATGAAGGTAAATACACTTCAAAAGATGGTAAAGAATCTAACTTCGTATTGGCTTCTACTTTGAAACAAGTTGGTAAAACTGTTCAAGAAATCGCAACTCAAACTGCTGACGGTAAATTCCCAGGTGGAAAAGTGATCACATTTGGTTTGAAAGATGGTGGTGTTGATTTGACAACTTCTAATCTTTCAGAAGATGCTAAAAAAGCAGTAGAAGATGCTAAAAAACAAATTATTGATGGTAGTGTAAAAGCACCTGAGAAATAA
- a CDS encoding ABC transporter permease, which yields MPDKYLPKVPKKYVPIVIPLVSTFLGILLGAIIMWIFGFDALWGYEELFRTAFGSIKNVGEIFRTMGPLILIALGFAVASRAGFFNVGLPGQALAGWIAAVWFALSFPNIPRILMIPLTVLVAAIAGGVIGLIPGLLRAFLGTSEVIVTIMMNYIVLFAGNEIIRNFPKKFMANTESTITVSKNASYKLSFLTELTKSRMNIGIFIALIAVAVVWFIIKKTTLGFEIRSVGLNPNASDYAGMSAKRTIILSMVISGALCGIGGAVEGIGTFQNVYVQAGSLAIGFNGMAVALLASNSPIGIVFAAFLLGTLQTGAPGMTTATIPPEFVNIVTASIIFFVSAHYIIEKFIRIKEQMKGVE from the coding sequence ATTCCAGATAAATATCTTCCAAAAGTTCCAAAGAAATATGTTCCAATCGTTATACCTCTTGTTTCAACCTTTTTAGGTATTTTACTCGGTGCGATCATCATGTGGATCTTTGGATTTGACGCCCTTTGGGGTTATGAAGAACTTTTCAGGACAGCTTTTGGTTCCATTAAAAATGTGGGTGAAATTTTCCGTACTATGGGACCTCTGATTTTGATCGCTCTCGGATTTGCAGTAGCTAGCCGAGCTGGATTCTTCAATGTCGGCTTACCAGGACAGGCCTTGGCTGGTTGGATTGCGGCAGTATGGTTCGCTTTGTCCTTCCCAAATATTCCGCGAATCCTGATGATTCCTTTGACCGTCCTTGTGGCTGCAATTGCCGGTGGTGTCATCGGTTTGATTCCGGGACTTCTGCGAGCATTTTTGGGTACGAGTGAAGTCATCGTCACCATTATGATGAACTACATCGTATTGTTTGCTGGAAATGAAATTATCCGAAATTTTCCTAAAAAGTTTATGGCAAATACGGAATCTACCATTACAGTTTCCAAAAATGCAAGTTATAAATTAAGTTTTCTGACTGAATTGACTAAGTCGCGGATGAATATCGGGATCTTTATCGCTTTGATTGCCGTTGCAGTAGTTTGGTTCATTATCAAGAAAACAACACTTGGCTTTGAAATTCGTTCTGTTGGTCTCAACCCCAATGCTTCAGACTATGCAGGGATGTCAGCTAAACGGACCATCATCCTTTCCATGGTGATTTCAGGTGCCCTCTGTGGAATCGGTGGAGCAGTAGAAGGGATTGGTACCTTCCAGAACGTTTATGTTCAAGCTGGATCTTTGGCTATTGGATTTAATGGGATGGCGGTTGCTCTACTTGCTAGCAATTCTCCTATTGGGATTGTCTTTGCGGCCTTCTTGCTCGGAACCTTGCAAACCGGTGCACCAGGTATGACCACAGCGACTATTCCACCTGAATTTGTCAATATTGTGACAGCTTCGATCATCTTCTTTGTAAGTGCTCACTACATTATCGAAAAATTTATCAGAATTAAAGAACAAATGAAAGGAGTAGAGTAA
- a CDS encoding DegV family protein, translating into MTWKIIADSGCDYRTYESAAPDTSFVSVPLTIQIGETIYTDDANLDTDKMMEDMYATTTASKSACPSPDDYMRAFEGADNIFVVTITGTLSGSHNSAQVAKKLYQEDHPTTNIHVIDSLSAGGEVDLLVRKLHQLIAQDLDFDQVVEVITKYQEKTKLIFVLAKVDNLVKNGRLNKIIGTVVGLLNIRMVGQASDTGTLELLHKARGQKKAISTTFEEMLKAGYKGGHITIAHRRNEKFVEQLSALVHEKFANADIEALPTSGLCSFYAEEGGLLIGYEI; encoded by the coding sequence ATGACATGGAAAATTATCGCAGATTCTGGCTGTGATTATCGTACTTACGAAAGTGCTGCACCAGATACTAGCTTTGTTTCAGTGCCCCTTACCATTCAGATTGGTGAGACCATCTATACAGACGACGCTAATCTGGATACAGATAAAATGATGGAAGATATGTATGCAACGACTACTGCTTCCAAATCAGCTTGTCCTAGTCCTGATGACTATATGAGAGCCTTTGAGGGAGCTGATAATATTTTCGTTGTTACCATCACTGGTACTTTGTCTGGTAGCCACAATAGTGCTCAGGTCGCTAAAAAGCTTTATCAAGAAGATCATCCGACTACCAACATTCACGTGATTGATAGCTTATCAGCTGGTGGTGAAGTGGATCTACTCGTTCGTAAACTTCATCAACTCATCGCTCAAGACCTTGACTTTGATCAAGTGGTCGAAGTCATCACCAAATACCAAGAAAAAACCAAACTAATCTTTGTCCTTGCTAAAGTCGATAATTTGGTCAAAAATGGCCGACTCAATAAAATTATCGGAACAGTTGTCGGCCTCTTAAACATCCGTATGGTTGGCCAAGCTAGCGATACTGGAACCCTTGAGCTCCTCCATAAAGCCCGTGGCCAAAAGAAAGCCATTTCCACTACTTTTGAAGAAATGCTTAAAGCCGGCTATAAAGGTGGACATATCACCATCGCTCACCGTCGCAACGAAAAATTCGTAGAACAACTCTCTGCCTTGGTCCATGAAAAGTTCGCCAATGCGGATATCGAAGCTCTTCCGACCTCAGGCCTCTGCAGCTTCTACGCTGAAGAAGGTGGCCTCTTAATCGGCTATGAAATTTAA
- a CDS encoding ABC transporter ATP-binding protein, whose product MIEFQGVTKDYDGHLALNHLNLTIEDGQIVGLIGHNGAGKSTTIKSLVSVITPTTGSILVDGKDLYSNRLEIKKKIGYVADSPDLFLRLTANEFWELVATSYDMSQQECDDRLDHLLHLFDFTSHRYEVIESFSHGMRQKVFVIGALLSDPDIWVLDEPMTGLDPQASYDLKQMMREHADKGNTVIFSTHVLEVAEQLCDKIAILKKGNLIFYGTIEELKGQHPEQSLESIYLGLAGRREEVSPDAS is encoded by the coding sequence ATGATTGAATTTCAAGGAGTTACAAAAGATTACGATGGGCATCTGGCATTGAACCACTTGAATCTGACCATTGAAGATGGGCAGATTGTCGGCTTGATTGGCCATAATGGAGCCGGAAAATCAACGACCATTAAGAGCCTGGTCAGTGTCATCACCCCAACGACCGGTAGCATCCTAGTAGATGGAAAGGACCTCTATAGCAATCGCCTAGAAATAAAGAAGAAAATTGGCTATGTAGCTGATTCACCAGATCTCTTTCTTCGTTTAACGGCCAATGAATTTTGGGAGTTGGTTGCCACGTCCTATGATATGAGCCAGCAGGAATGTGATGACCGTTTGGATCATTTGCTCCACCTTTTTGACTTTACTAGTCATCGCTATGAAGTCATCGAGTCTTTCTCTCATGGAATGCGCCAGAAGGTATTTGTTATCGGGGCTCTACTATCTGATCCAGACATCTGGGTTCTAGATGAGCCCATGACGGGTTTGGATCCCCAAGCCTCTTACGACTTGAAGCAGATGATGCGGGAGCATGCGGATAAGGGAAATACCGTCATCTTCTCTACCCATGTCCTCGAAGTGGCAGAGCAACTCTGTGATAAGATTGCCATCCTGAAGAAGGGGAACCTCATCTTTTATGGAACTATCGAGGAGCTGAAGGGGCAACACCCAGAACAAAGCCTAGAGTCCATCTATCTTGGACTGGCCGGTCGAAGAGAAGAGGTGAGTCCAGATGCGTCTTAA
- a CDS encoding cytidine deaminase: MATTELIDLAVKTSENAYVPYSHFPIGAVLVTAEGKIYTGVNVENASFGLTNCGERTAIFKAVSEGERSFKELIIYGQTEKPVSPCGACRQVMAEFFEPDLPVTLVAKDKSTVVMTVKELLPYSFTDLT, from the coding sequence ATGGCGACTACTGAGTTGATTGACCTAGCTGTAAAAACAAGCGAGAATGCTTACGTGCCTTATTCTCACTTTCCAATTGGAGCTGTCTTAGTTACAGCAGAGGGAAAGATTTATACAGGCGTCAATGTTGAAAATGCGAGTTTCGGCTTGACCAATTGTGGTGAGCGAACAGCTATCTTCAAGGCTGTTTCAGAAGGCGAGCGTTCATTTAAGGAATTAATTATTTATGGCCAGACGGAAAAACCAGTTTCACCCTGTGGTGCTTGTCGCCAGGTGATGGCTGAATTTTTCGAGCCAGACCTACCGGTTACTCTGGTAGCCAAAGATAAATCGACGGTCGTGATGACGGTCAAGGAATTGCTTCCATATTCCTTTACAGATCTTACCTAG